One Halosegnis longus DNA window includes the following coding sequences:
- a CDS encoding anthranilate synthase component II → MNEQNPILVIDNYDSFAYNLVQYVGEALLAEGLTNEQARDTIEVRRNDAVTTSDIDRMTPRAVVVSPGPGTPQQAGVSLPIFRDLAYPTLGVCLGHQALCAANGVPVGQADEVVHGKPSVVSHDGRGVFADLPDELHVGRYHSLAVERADLTDALTETARTEDERGVVMGVRHADRPHVGVQFHPESILTDHGRQMVRSFLATASRRD, encoded by the coding sequence ATGAACGAACAAAATCCCATCCTCGTCATCGACAACTACGACTCGTTCGCGTACAATCTCGTCCAGTACGTCGGCGAAGCACTCCTCGCTGAGGGGCTGACGAACGAACAGGCGCGCGATACAATCGAGGTCAGGCGAAACGACGCCGTCACGACGAGCGACATCGACCGGATGACCCCGCGCGCAGTCGTCGTCTCGCCGGGACCGGGAACCCCACAGCAGGCGGGCGTCTCGCTCCCGATTTTCCGCGACCTCGCGTATCCGACCCTCGGGGTCTGTCTCGGCCATCAGGCGCTGTGTGCGGCAAACGGCGTCCCGGTCGGACAGGCCGACGAGGTGGTCCACGGGAAGCCCTCGGTCGTCAGCCACGACGGCCGGGGCGTCTTCGCCGACCTCCCCGACGAACTGCACGTCGGCCGGTATCACTCGCTGGCGGTCGAGCGCGCGGACCTGACCGACGCGCTCACCGAGACCGCACGCACCGAAGACGAGCGCGGGGTCGTGATGGGGGTGCGCCACGCCGACCGCCCCCACGTCGGCGTGCAGTTCCATCCCGAATCTATCCTCACCGACCACGGGCGACAGATGGTCCGTAGCTTCCTCGCCACGGCTTCCCGACGGGATTAA
- a CDS encoding cupin domain-containing protein, which yields MDTDDIGAETEAVEDVFLAQMASGEKTSVQHFRIEPGATVPKHDHHHEQAGFIYQGQGTFLLEDGEEITLGPGDSYVLEGNEVHGVENRGDEPFLGVDIFSPPRTNPDWGDE from the coding sequence ATGGACACCGACGACATCGGCGCGGAGACCGAGGCGGTCGAGGACGTGTTCCTCGCACAGATGGCGAGCGGCGAGAAAACGAGCGTCCAGCATTTCCGCATCGAACCGGGTGCCACGGTCCCGAAACACGACCACCACCACGAGCAGGCCGGCTTCATCTATCAGGGGCAGGGTACCTTCCTGCTCGAAGACGGCGAGGAGATTACGCTCGGCCCGGGCGACTCGTACGTGCTCGAAGGGAACGAGGTCCACGGCGTCGAGAACCGCGGCGACGAGCCGTTCCTCGGCGTGGATATCTTCTCGCCGCCGCGCACGAATCC